TGCCCTCGGCCATGCCGCGTAGCAGCGGAGCAGCCACCAGCGACCGAGTCGACGGCCCCTCGGCGACCAGCAACGCATAGTTCCACGAGTACTTGATCTGATCCTCGGTGGTGGCCGCACCGCCCTGGATGGTGAGCGTCGACGTGCCGCTGACCGCCGCGGCGAGCAGCTCCGACAGCAGCGACTTCGCCGTGCCCGGCTCACCGACCAGCATCAGCCCACGGTTGGTCGCGAGCGTCACCAGGGCACGGTCGATCAGTGACGGGTCGCCGACGAACTTACGGCTGACGCCCAGTCTCTCGTCGCCGATGACGAAGCGCCGGGCGGCTCGCAGGCTCAACGCCCAGCCCGGCGGCCGGTCACCGTCGTCGCTGTCACGCAGCCGGGCCAGCTCGTCGGCGTAACGCACTTCGGCCGGAGGCCGCTGGACGTGGTCGTTCATCGGATGAGCTCCTGCAGGTCTCGCATGATCTCGGAGGCGGTGATGGGATCGAGGCCGTCGAAGTCCTGCTTGGAGACCACTAGGGTCTGTTCGGGTTCCACGTCGATGTAGCCGATGGCGACGCCCGGATCGAGGCCGATCGTGACGGTCTTGCCACCGGGCACGTCCCGCTCGATCCACCCCTGCCAACCGGCATCCTGCGGATCGCCACGCCGCCAGCCGCGCCGCTCCAGGCCGAGCACCCGGCCGGTCGGGATCTTGGCGAACTGCTCTGTGTCGAAGTCCTCGGCCGAGGTGTATACCTCCCGACCCAGCTGCGGGAACGGCTGCAGGATCTCGTAGTCGGCGAACACCTCCGCCCAGGGGCTCAGCGTCTCTCCCAGTTCCAGCGGGTGTACCAGCCCGATGGCCACGTCGTCCGGCAAGGTCAGCGTCTCGTCCTCGACGTCGGCGAAACTGCGGTCCTCGGCGACCCGCAGCGCGCCGAGCAGCTTGCCCGAGGAGTCGTAGTAGCCCCACACCAGGCGCCGCACGATGTGCCACAGCAGCGGGTGGCCGACGAGCAGCCGCGTGAACTCCTCGACGCTCCAGCGTCGCTGCTGCACCATCGCCTGCTCCAGCCGGCTGATGTTGTCGGCGGCCACGGTGCGGACGTCCTTCTTCAGCCCGGCAAAGCGCTGGTAGGCCGCCGGCGCCAGCTCCGCGTCGTCCTTGGCACCCGGCTTGGGCAGGCTCTTCAACCGCTTGCCGCCGACGTCGACGACATAGGGCTTGAGCTGCTCGTCGAAGCCGACGACGAACTGCCTGCCGCCGTAGTCGAGGGTCAGGCTGCCGTCGGCGGCCAAGCCGAAGTCCGGCACCAGCCGGTCGGCCAGCTCCTGGGGCTGCAGGCCCAGCTGCGCGGCAACCTCGGCCATCTTCTGCTGAGCCCGGTTCCTGAGCCCGCTGAACTTGACCTTCTCGGCGATTCCGTGGAGGTGCATCAGCGCGACCTCGGTCCCGAGAGCGGCCAGGATGTCCAGGCCGGTGACCGCACGGGCGTGCCCGCCCTCACCGGGCCAGGCTCGGATCAGCGGTGTCAGCCTCCGGACGGTCTCGTCGTCGCCGAGCAGCCCGAGAGCGTCCATCATCCAGCTCTCCTTGGATGGATACCCGACCGCCTGCCACCGCTGGAACAACGCCCAGCCGAAGTCCGCGAGGCTGCGGCCGTCGCAGGCCTCCTTGACCAGGGCGATACCGGAGTACGGGTCACCGGGCCGGGAGATCGCCAGCATCGTCAACACATGGCGGGCGGCCTCGATCGACAGCGCTCCGGTACCGCCGCGCAGCTGGATCGGCGTCAAGATCGAGGGGTCGGCCCACTCGGGCAACACCGGCATCTTGTTGGGCAGCGCGTCGAGCGGGTCGGCGGCGAGCAGGTCGGCGACCGCGGCCTCGGCGACCGGGCCGTGACCCGCAGCAGCCTGCGTCACGGCATCGCGGTTGCTGCCCGCGGCCAGCACCGACAATGCCTGCTCGGCCTGCCGGCGGGCCGGACCGGGCTTGCCCAGCGCCGCCGGGACCAGCGCCCGGGCGGCAGCACCGGGATGCCGCGCCAGCCAGCCCAGTGCGGTGGCCCGCACCGACTTCAGCCGGGTCAGCCACTCCGCCATCAGCACGGCGATCTCCGGGCTGGCGAACGGGAGCAGCGCCGGAGCGATCGGCCCGGGATTCTTCCGGGCGCTGTCGACCGCCATGGGCAGCGCGGCCAGCTGGAACCTGGCGACCACCGCCCGCATCCAGTCCGAGGCACCCCACATATCGGGCGGGCGCCACATCTCGATCAACGGCCTGGCCAGTTCCTCCGGCCCGGCCACGAACAGGGCCACCTCCTCGTACCAGCCGTTACGGCCCTGCCGGGCATCGGCGATGTTGGTGGCGATCTGCTTCCAATCCCGACGGTAGCCATCGCTCCACCCCGATCCGGTGGAGCGCCAGGAATCCCGCTCGCCCGGCCCCCACACCACCGTCGGCTCGTCCGCACACACCAGATCGCTCACCACCACCGGCTTGCTTGCCGTACGCCGACGTGTCCACGGCGGACTGACCAGCACCTCGGGCAGGGCCTCAGGCGGCGCGGTGGCGACAGCCGCGGTGGTCGCGATGGCGCTGATCCTCTGCGCGGCGGCACCGCTCACGTCCGCCAGCACCTCGTCCACCAGGTCGGGATGGGCCAGCACGTGGGCACGCAGCAGGTCGCCCACGACCTTGCCACCGGCTGCGGCCAGCAGCCGCATCGCCCGGCGTGGGTAGCGGGCCGCTGCCCGCAGGAGCGCCGGCTGGCCGTACTTATGCTCGACCCGGTCGATCAGCGCCTGCATTGCCGCGTCGGTCGGCAACTCGGCGAGCATCGCCAGCAGCCGCCGCTGATCTTCCGCACCGTGGGCGTCGTCGAGCCATCCGGCCAGCACCGGTACAGCCGCGCCACCCATGCCGTCGACGACCGTGGCCGGCAGGGCGAGAGAGTGTGTCACGTAGTAAAGCCACACGTTACTCGCGATCAGCGCCGCCTGGTCCGGGGTGCTGATCGCGGCGACCAGGCCGTTGGCGAGACCCGGGTTGAGCCGGGCAGCTTCGGCGCAATCCGCCTCCACCCAATCGGTCTCGGTCGGGACCAGGTAGGAGGCGGCCACTCGTTGGTGCGGCCCCCCTTCACGACATCCGGCCAGCGCGGCCACTACCTCGGCGTACTCGGCATCCGACGCTGCCGCGATGGCGGTCCGGACCCGCATGGGTAATTCCACCCGGTTCCAGCCCCACCAGCGACCGGGGCCATCCGTCGCAGCGAGCCGCTGGATCGGCAGGGCGGGCTGCGTGCTGCTGTAGTAGTGCTGGTCATCCCCACATTTCAGCGAGCTCAGCTCGGCCACCGCCACCGCCGCGAACACCTGGCCGCGCTCTATCAACCAGGCCTCAGCGAACGCGTGCAGCGTCGTCGAGTCCTGCCAGTCCAGGTGCGCGCCCAACACTTCGGCGACCGTCGCGGCACCCAGCGGGGTGCTCGCCGGATCCCCTGCCAGGTATGCCGCGCCCGCTGCGGCGATCTCCGGGTCGGGGCACAGCGCCAGGCAGTCAAGGATCACCTGCCGATACTTGTCCAGCGTTGCGGCGACCTTCGACGGCGAGTCTGCGTCCAGCCGCTTCACGGTGACCCGCACGCCACCCCGCCGCGGATGGAGGCTGCGCACCCAACTGGTCGGCATCGTGAAGAGATCCTCATCGACAGCCCCGGCGGCCGCCGTACTGGACAGCTGCGCCGAAGCTTTGGGCGCAGGTGACGTCGCCTCCGCGGCAGATGTGTCGCCTTCGGTGTAGCCCTTGCGCAGCTTCTCGGCCACCAGCTTGTCGGCCGCGGCGGCCGCGGCGGCCGCGGAGGCGAACGACTTGACCTGCGTCTGACCGGCTGCACCAAGCCGTCCGTACCGGATGCTCAGCTCGGTGTCATCCTGGCTCACTTGCCAAAACTTCGCTGAGCCGCCGCCGACGTAGGTCAGCTTCCGTTCCGTGGTCATGCCGATACCTCGCAAGGGTCTACGTAGTACGCGAGCACGGTAGTGACAGATCTGCTACCTCACGCGCTCAGGGGTAGGGACAAGGTAGCCACCCGGACTGACAAACCCACTGATTGGGGAAGTCACCGACGCTCAGGTCGTTGAAGTGCAGAAGGCTCACGCCATAGATGCACGGTCTTGGCCGCATCTACGCGGATGAGACCCGAGGAGAGCCTTGCAACCCAGCCAGCAACACGAGTTCGCCGTATTCGTGGCCAGCCGATCGGACAGCCTGATCAGGCTCGCCTACGTCCTGACCAACGACCAGCACGCCGCGGAGGATCTCTTACAGACAGCGTTGATGAAGACCGCGGGCCACTGGCGGAGGATTCGCGGCAATCCCGAGGCGTACGTGCGCAAGGTGATGTACCACGAGCAGGTCGGCCGCTGGCGAAGTCCGCGCTGGGGGCGTGAACGCGTGGTCCCCGCACCTCCCGAGCAGCCGGTCGAGGACCGCACTCACGAGGTCGAGAACCGTCTCACACTGCAGCAGGCGTTGCGCGCCCTGCCGGTGCGCAAACGCGCGGTCCTCGTTTTGCGCTACTACGAGGACCTGCCCGAGTCGGAGGTCGCAAAGATCATGGGCTGCTCGGTGGGGACCGTCCGCAGCCAGACCCATCAAGCGGTCGCCCGGCTCCGCGAGCTGGTCGGCGAACACCTCATCCTGGAGGCCTGACATGCCCGTCAACGAACGCCGGATCGCCGAGGAACTACGGCTGATGGCGGACGAGGCCCAGCCGGTCGACCCGGTCGCCTACGCCACCCGGGCGGGCGCCGGAGCGTCGAGGCGCCGCCGGCTGTCCTGGTCGCTGGCCGGGCTCGTGACCGCCACGGCACTCGTCGCCGGCGTCTTCGTCGTGTCTCCCTTGCACGAAGGCGGGGACATCGCCGCGCAGGTCGCCGAGCTCCCGCGGAACACCCCTGAGCAACTGCGGCTGGTGCGCGACTGCATGCCCGGAGGAGGCCCGGTGCACAACATGGACCCCGGCCTGCGGATTCCCGAGCACGGCAGGCGCGAGGACTTCCGCGTGCTGGTGGAATACCGGGACAAGAAGGGCTCCACCGCGCTGGTCGGGAGCACCGCGGGATTCGTCCTGTGCACACCGGCCGAGCAGAAGGACATGGCGCAGCCCCCGGTGTTCACCTACTGGGGTTATCGGCCTCCTGGAAGCCTGAGCGGCTTGGCGGGAGATCTCACCGTGGACGCCTATGACAGCCATGACCACCCGTATGTCGTGGGGCCTGATCGTGAGCAGAAGAACGACTACTACCTGGTCATCGCCGGGCGGGTCACCCCTCGCGTGCAGCGGGTGGAGATCGTCTGGAAGGGCGGGCGGCGTACCGACGCGCGGCTGGCCAACGGCTTCTTCCTCGGACGGATGCTCACGGGATTGGTTCCTGCTCCCGAAGACCTCGGAGAAGGGACGCTCAAACCCGAGCAGATAGTGGACACGCCACCGGCCACCGTGACCGCCTACGACCAGGCGGGCCGGGTCATCGGGCAAGAGCAGAACGTTCACTACTCATGGCGAGGTCCTACCTCCCGGCCCAGCCCCACCCCCTGACCGCGTCGAGCCGGCGGCTGGGCAATACGTGGCCTGAGCGGTGTCGCTGTCGGCGAGAACGCCGTGAAGGCTGGCGATGGCGGAGGAGCTCGCTCATCGGCCACATGTGGCGAGCCCGTCGCCCGACCTGGCGGCGGAGTCTCCGCGGGGGAAACGGCCGGGGGACGCGGCGAACAGGAGGCCCCGGCAGTGAGGCCGGGGCCGAGGTGGGGCAAGGTCAGCTATTCGAGGGCGTTGTTGATCTGTCCGTTGATGTGTCTTGCTGGCCATCGAGGCACTTCGTGCGGTGAGCCTCGAGACCCCTGACCCCGCCGCCGCCCTGGCCGTCCCCAAGGGGACGACCAGGGCGGCGGCAGGTGGGCGGGACGCGCTCCTATCTCTGCCATGCGCGGACGTAGTCCACCGTCATGTGCCCCACCGACTCCGGCGCGGGCGGAACCTCGGCGTACACAAAGTTGCTCACCACCAGGTTGACCACGCTCGGAGGCGAGCCCGCCGCGTGGCACGCCTTCACCCCGTCGATGTAGAAGTCCGTCCCCGACTCGCCGATGTCGGCCCCGTAGACGTGCATGCCCGCGCTCGGATCGAAGTCCGGCTTGTGGGTGCACCCCTTGTCGCCGTCCCAGTGCCAGGAGAGATACAGGTGCCGGTGGTTGTCGGAGAAGTACTCGAAGACGTCCGTCTCGGTCTGCTGCCTCTGGCCGGACGCCTGCCAGGTCCAGAACGACGGCCAGAATCCTCGAGGGGAGGGAAGCGTCGCTCTGATCTCGACGTACCCGTACCGGAAGGCGTAGCCCTGGGGCCCGCTGGAGGTGATCAGGCAGCTGGACCACCTGTACCGGTGACCGGACTCGGACCGGACGCTGTCGGGCCTGGCCGTGATGGTCAGCGCTCCGCCGGCCACGGAGCAGTTGCCGGGCTGGTCGAACTCCAGTTGCTTGCTGTTCGGATTACCGGTGCCGTACGGCTTGTCGGACCAGTCGGACTCGGCCGTCGAGCGAAACTGCCACTTCGACCCGTCAACAGCGGATCCATCGAATTCGTCCTGGAACGTGAGCGTCCACCGCCCGCCGGGCCCGACGGGTTCGACGTCTCCGGGTCCCAGAAGCGACGCCGGGACTGTGCGCTCGGCAGAACTGATCGTCAGGACCGACATCACTACCAAGAATCGTATCAACCACATTGTTCACACCTTTCTCAGGCAATTCATTGATTCGCCGCCTTAAGGACAAACCTGTGTCGACAGTGTCCGGGTGGTGTGTTTGCCGTGAGTGCACGTGCGAGCAAACCTCTTTGGCCTGCGGGTATGGCCCCTTAGTGTCCGATTGGCATCAATTCCCGGCTGATCAGGACATGTTTCGATCCCCGGAAGGCGGCCCGCGTGGTCCTGGACGGGCACGTGCGCGCCATGGATCTCCTCACCCACGACCGGGGGCGGCATCGTGGGCAACGCCCTCCGGGTCCGGGGCGCAGGACTCGCGCGAGGCCGTACCGCTCGAGCCGCTGCTCCGGCGGGCCGCGTACGTCGTGGGGTGGTGATCCGGTCGCCCGACGGTGTCCCGGGTGCGGCCTGGCGAGGGGGCGTGGACGTTGCCTCGGGGTCGTGCTCGTCGTCGGCGGCCGTCAGCGCCGAGGACTTGACGATCTCGTCCCGGTCGCGACCGAGCATGGCGACGCGGCGTCGAGCAGTTCTCGCATGGTCGCCTGCTCCGAGGGGGAAAGCGCGGCGTCCCGATGGCGTCCGGTCATCGCGGTTCCTCACCTTCCCCACCAGGTTAGGCGCAGGATTCAGGCTGACTGATCACATGATGTTCGCGGCTCTGAACACCGCCTTCACGCCTTCAGGGCGAAGAGTATCCAGGACTCCTCCGGAGCCAGGCCGGCCAGTTCGCGGCCGCATTCCTGAAGCACCTGTGGGCCCGAGGTGATGTGCGCGGTACCGGCGTGGACATCCCTGAACAGCCGCTGGATCAGCCCGTCGCGCAGCGCCGAGGTGCCGCACGACGCGTAGACGAATCGGGCCACCTCGGCGACCGTCGACGTGACGTGGTTGAGCGCGAGCCGCACCATCGTCTCCTGGCGTACGTCGAGCCACCGGCCCGAGTCCAGGGTGCGTTCCGTGTCGTCCCACGTCTCGTGCACCAAGGCCTTGGCCGCGCGGAACTTCGCCTCGGCACGGGCGAAGTCGGCGTGGAAGGCGTCACTGTCGGCGATCTGGCCGGGGCGTTCGGCCCGTGTCCCGACGTAGCGGATCAGCTCGTCGAGCAGCCGGCGGCCGACACCAAGCGCCCAGGCGGAGTGGCAGATGAGTGCCTGGTCCAGCACGCCGAGCCGGTAGATCGCCCCGCCGCGCAGCGGCTCGTTCTGGGTGAAGACATGCGTTTGCGACTCTGGTACGAAGGCGCCGTCGATGGCGTAGTCGATGCTGCCCGTCGCGCGCAGGCCCAGGACGTCCCAGTTGCCGAGCATCTTGACGTCTTCGATCGCGGTGATGAAGATCCGGGTCTCGTCGGTGCCCTCGATGGCGCCCAGGCTGTGGACGTACTGGGCGTGCGGCATGCCCGAGGCGAAACTCCACTGCCCGCTGAGGCGAAAACCGCCGTCTTCCCGTACGGCGGTGCCCGGCCGGGTGCCCTGGCCCGCGAAGACGGGCATCCGCGGGCCCTTGAAGATCCGTTCGACGGCCTCGTCGCCCAGGTAGGCGCCGGCCGTACCGTTCTCCAGGGTGGTGGCCATGACGACCCAGCCCGTCGAGGGATCGGCGTGGGAGAGCTCCTCGAAGACGGCGATCAGTTCCCTGGGGGACAGCTCGGCGCCGCCCAGCGTCGTGGGCACCCATATGCCGAAGAGTCCTGCCTCGTGCAGGGCGTCCACGACGGGGGTGGTGAGCCTGCCCTGCGCCTCGGCCCTGGCCGCCTCCCGCTCGATCAGCGGGCGCAGCTCACGGGCGCGGTCCAGCAGGGTGGTGCCGGCGGTGTGCAGTCGCGGCGTATCGCTCATTCGCAGGTGCTCCTCTTCGTGATCGACGGCGCTCTTACTCCTTCTGTCAGATCACGCGAGTGGCATCTTGTCCAGAGCCGGTAGCCGTCACGGGCTGGGCGAGCATGACCTCCCGCAGACGCCCACCTGTGCCGGGCGCCCTCACCTCCCACGGTTTCGCCACCTTGATCGCCTGGGCCGTCGGCTTCACGGTCGGCGACGCCGAAGGCCGGCCCCGACGCCGACGTCACGGTCACCCGACGAGACCGGCCCGGCGGCCTGCTGCGCGAATACTCCCAGGTCGCATGAGGTGACCACAGCCTCCGAAGGGCTTATGACCGGGAATGACGCCCTTCTGGTGACAGCCTCGTCAACGCCAGGCCTGGTTGAGGCCGGGTCTCGTGAGCTGAAATGATCACATTTGTCCCTGTCACCACCTCTGTATCGCAGGAGCACTCTTGTCCAAGCGTCGTGGTTTGACCTTGTCCGCGGCCCTCGCCGCGCTGTTGGTGTGCGTCGCCGTACCCGGCGCGTCGGCGGACGAGGCGATGGATGATTCGACATCTCCGGGGCCGGTTTACCGGACGGTTACCGACAAGAGCGGACTGCTGTCACTGCAGACCAATGGGCGTCCGGACGGGCGGGACATGGTCTTCCGGATTTCGGGAGCCGTCTACGCCAACATCGAGGGCAACGCCCACGACCCGCAGCTGCGCCATGGCCAGAAACTGTTCAACCTCGAGGGTTACAACATCCGACGGCTGTACCGGGTACCCGGCACCACGCAGCTGTACCAGCTCTCCCGTGAGATCGTCTTCTACACCGACCCCGCCGACCCCACGAAGATCCTGCGGGAGTGGAAGAACCCGATCGACCTCCGGACCTACCCCGTCGTCCCCATCAACAACGACGCGGTGAACTTCGGCCCGTTCAACGTCACTTCCTCCTACGTCGGTCCGCCCCTAAGGCAGATGCACGACGAGACGGTGTGGACCAGTGACATCCCGGTTCGCGCGGACTTCAAGGCCACGCTGGGCGAGCCGTTCGGACTGGTGAACGGCGTCTACGCGGCCCAGGAGATGTTCGACTTCTACGTCGACGACCGCGAGGTCGCGGCCCGCACGATTCCTGGCACCGTCCCCAGGGGCGCGATGAAGACCAAGATCAGCTGGGCCAGGACGAGTCCGTGGGCGCCGTTCATGTGCCTGCCGGAGACCGACGTCCGCGGGCAGCTCACCTACCATGCCCGCAGCTGGTCGCTGCCGTCCTACCTTGACCTTGAGCCATGGCTGCGTGCGGAGG
This window of the Nonomuraea africana genome carries:
- a CDS encoding SigE family RNA polymerase sigma factor; protein product: MQPSQQHEFAVFVASRSDSLIRLAYVLTNDQHAAEDLLQTALMKTAGHWRRIRGNPEAYVRKVMYHEQVGRWRSPRWGRERVVPAPPEQPVEDRTHEVENRLTLQQALRALPVRKRAVLVLRYYEDLPESEVAKIMGCSVGTVRSQTHQAVARLRELVGEHLILEA
- a CDS encoding WGR and DUF4132 domain-containing protein; the protein is MRGIGMTTERKLTYVGGGSAKFWQVSQDDTELSIRYGRLGAAGQTQVKSFASAAAAAAAADKLVAEKLRKGYTEGDTSAAEATSPAPKASAQLSSTAAAGAVDEDLFTMPTSWVRSLHPRRGGVRVTVKRLDADSPSKVAATLDKYRQVILDCLALCPDPEIAAAGAAYLAGDPASTPLGAATVAEVLGAHLDWQDSTTLHAFAEAWLIERGQVFAAVAVAELSSLKCGDDQHYYSSTQPALPIQRLAATDGPGRWWGWNRVELPMRVRTAIAAASDAEYAEVVAALAGCREGGPHQRVAASYLVPTETDWVEADCAEAARLNPGLANGLVAAISTPDQAALIASNVWLYYVTHSLALPATVVDGMGGAAVPVLAGWLDDAHGAEDQRRLLAMLAELPTDAAMQALIDRVEHKYGQPALLRAAARYPRRAMRLLAAAGGKVVGDLLRAHVLAHPDLVDEVLADVSGAAAQRISAIATTAAVATAPPEALPEVLVSPPWTRRRTASKPVVVSDLVCADEPTVVWGPGERDSWRSTGSGWSDGYRRDWKQIATNIADARQGRNGWYEEVALFVAGPEELARPLIEMWRPPDMWGASDWMRAVVARFQLAALPMAVDSARKNPGPIAPALLPFASPEIAVLMAEWLTRLKSVRATALGWLARHPGAAARALVPAALGKPGPARRQAEQALSVLAAGSNRDAVTQAAAGHGPVAEAAVADLLAADPLDALPNKMPVLPEWADPSILTPIQLRGGTGALSIEAARHVLTMLAISRPGDPYSGIALVKEACDGRSLADFGWALFQRWQAVGYPSKESWMMDALGLLGDDETVRRLTPLIRAWPGEGGHARAVTGLDILAALGTEVALMHLHGIAEKVKFSGLRNRAQQKMAEVAAQLGLQPQELADRLVPDFGLAADGSLTLDYGGRQFVVGFDEQLKPYVVDVGGKRLKSLPKPGAKDDAELAPAAYQRFAGLKKDVRTVAADNISRLEQAMVQQRRWSVEEFTRLLVGHPLLWHIVRRLVWGYYDSSGKLLGALRVAEDRSFADVEDETLTLPDDVAIGLVHPLELGETLSPWAEVFADYEILQPFPQLGREVYTSAEDFDTEQFAKIPTGRVLGLERRGWRRGDPQDAGWQGWIERDVPGGKTVTIGLDPGVAIGYIDVEPEQTLVVSKQDFDGLDPITASEIMRDLQELIR
- a CDS encoding glycoside hydrolase family 16 protein; this encodes MSVLTISSAERTVPASLLGPGDVEPVGPGGRWTLTFQDEFDGSAVDGSKWQFRSTAESDWSDKPYGTGNPNSKQLEFDQPGNCSVAGGALTITARPDSVRSESGHRYRWSSCLITSSGPQGYAFRYGYVEIRATLPSPRGFWPSFWTWQASGQRQQTETDVFEYFSDNHRHLYLSWHWDGDKGCTHKPDFDPSAGMHVYGADIGESGTDFYIDGVKACHAAGSPPSVVNLVVSNFVYAEVPPAPESVGHMTVDYVRAWQR
- a CDS encoding DUF1838 family protein; this encodes MSKRRGLTLSAALAALLVCVAVPGASADEAMDDSTSPGPVYRTVTDKSGLLSLQTNGRPDGRDMVFRISGAVYANIEGNAHDPQLRHGQKLFNLEGYNIRRLYRVPGTTQLYQLSREIVFYTDPADPTKILREWKNPIDLRTYPVVPINNDAVNFGPFNVTSSYVGPPLRQMHDETVWTSDIPVRADFKATLGEPFGLVNGVYAAQEMFDFYVDDREVAARTIPGTVPRGAMKTKISWARTSPWAPFMCLPETDVRGQLTYHARSWSLPSYLDLEPWLRAEVDAAYPLFKAAPTAPGPSENSWTSFYNKQLGKGATTWAGWCAANGRA
- a CDS encoding acyl-CoA dehydrogenase family protein, with amino-acid sequence MSDTPRLHTAGTTLLDRARELRPLIEREAARAEAQGRLTTPVVDALHEAGLFGIWVPTTLGGAELSPRELIAVFEELSHADPSTGWVVMATTLENGTAGAYLGDEAVERIFKGPRMPVFAGQGTRPGTAVREDGGFRLSGQWSFASGMPHAQYVHSLGAIEGTDETRIFITAIEDVKMLGNWDVLGLRATGSIDYAIDGAFVPESQTHVFTQNEPLRGGAIYRLGVLDQALICHSAWALGVGRRLLDELIRYVGTRAERPGQIADSDAFHADFARAEAKFRAAKALVHETWDDTERTLDSGRWLDVRQETMVRLALNHVTSTVAEVARFVYASCGTSALRDGLIQRLFRDVHAGTAHITSGPQVLQECGRELAGLAPEESWILFALKA